The genomic interval GAAATTATTAATGCCTGTGAGCAAGCTGATGCTATGCAAGAAAAGCCCACGATGATTATTGCCAATACAATTCCTGGTAAGGGTGTTCATTTTATGGAAGATCGGCCCGAATGGCACGGTAAGCCGCCCAAGCTAGCAGAAGCTAAACACGCCCTAAAACATTTACGGACCTTGGGCGGTAAAATTGAATGTCATGATTATGAGTAAATTAGCGCTTGTAAAAAAACAGAAATTATCACCCCAGCTTTTTAGGCCGAATATAAAAATGGAAGCTACCCGCTCCGGTTATGGACATGGTTTGGTGGCGGCCGGAAAAGCTGATAAGAATGTGGTGGCACTGTGTTGTGATTTAACTGATTCAACCAAGACAAATTTTTTTGAAGTCGAATTTCCAAGTCGCTTTGTGGAAGTGGGTGTGGCCGAGCAAAATTTAGCCGGTCTAGGCGCCGGCATGGCTATGGTTGGAAAAATTCCGTTTATTGCTTCTTATGCGACCTTTTCTCCCGGCCGTAATTGGGATCAGGTCCGAGTGTCAATTTGTTACCAAAATTTAAATGTTAAAATTGTCGGCGCTCACGCCGGAGTGTCGGTTGGCCCAGACGGCGCCACCCACCAGGCCTTAGAAGACATTGCTATCACTCGCGTGTTGCCTAACTTAACAGTTTTAGCCCCGGCCGACTATGAAGAAGCTAAAAAGGCAACTATTGAAGCGGCTAAAATTAAAGGGCCGGTTTACATTCGGCTGGCCAGGTCGGCTAGTGCTATTTTTACTACCCAAAAGTCACCTTTTAAAATTGGCCGAGCAGAAGTTTTAACCCAAGGCACGGACGTCACGGTAGTCGCAAGTGGCCCGTTGGTTTACCAATCATTATTAGCAGCTAATGAAATCAAAAAAGAAGTTTCGGTTGAAGTGATTAATTGCCATACAATTAAACCAATTGATTATAAAACAATAATTAAGTCAACTAAAAAAACCGGCCGGGTGGTAACAGTTGAAGAGCATCAATTAAATGGCGGATTAGGCGGAGCGGTAGCTGAAGTTTTAACTAGGCATTACCCCGCACCGCAAGAATTTGTGGCTATGCCTGACCGGTTTGGTGAGTCAGGCAAACCTGAACAGCTATTAGCTAAGTTCGGCCTAGATAAGGACGGTATTATAAAGGCAGTTAAAAGAGTGTTAAAGCGCTAACCTTTTTGTCATTTCGACTAAGCGAACATAGTGAGCGCCTGGAGAAATCTCACACCTAGAATATGAGCCCTAATTTTAAAGATTTGTCAGACGATTGGAAAGAGTGACCCGCCTGACGGACGTGCAGGGATCTTTAGACTTCGCTCGGGATGACATTATTATTGTAAAATTATGAAAAAACACAAAATATTTGTAACACGAAAAATTCCTGAAGTTGGGTTGAATTTGCTAAAAAAACAAAAAAATTTTGAAGTTAAAATAAGCCCATACGATCGTGTTTTAACTTCAATCGAACTTGTCCGCAAAGTTAAAAATTGTTCCTCCATTTTATCTTTATTAACGGATAAAATTGACGCTTCGGTAATGAAAGCGGCTGGTGATAACTTAAAAATTGTGGCTAATTACGCCGTTGGATTTGACAACATTGACATTAATTATGCTAAAAAAAATAAAATAATAGTCACCAATACGCCAGGAGTTTTAACCGATGCGGTAGCTGAATTGACCATGGCATTAGTTTTATCTGCCACTAAACGAATAGTCGAGGCTGATAAATTTACCCGGGCAGGTAAATTTAAGGGTTGGGCGCCACTGCTTTTTTTAGGGGCTGAGTTGAAAGGTAAAACTTTGGGCATTGTCGGTGCCGGCCGGATTGGTTTGGCGGTTGCGACGAGAGCTCAAGGTTTAGGCATGAAAATAATTTATTCCAGCCACAAAAGAAACCCGAAGTTTGAAAAAGCTACGCGCGGTAAATTTGTAAGTTTAAACGCATTATTGAAAAACTCTGATGTGATTAGTTTGCATGTGCCGCTAACCCCACAAACGACACACTTGATTGGTTTAGGTCAGCTTAAACAAATGAAGTCAACAGCTTACCTTATTAATACCTCACGCGGCCAAGTGGTGGACGAGCACGCTTTGGTGAAAGTTTTACAACAAGGCACAATTGCCGGCGCGGCGTTGGACGTTTTTGAATGCGAGCCACGTCTATCTCAAGGCTTGAATACATTACGAAACGTCGTTTTAACCCCGCACATTGCTTCAGGCACGATTGAAACACGTTCTAAGATGGCAGAAATTGCCGCCCAAAATATAATTAATGTTTTACACGACAAAAAGCCATTAACCCCAATTTAGTCGTTTCGGCCGACGCCGAGTTAGGCTCGGCGAAGCGGAGAAATCTCAAACCTATCACATTTCTAGCATGAAACCTCTTGGCCACACGGAGTTTCGCTCGAGATAACAATTAATTTAAATTTATGTTTGGAAAAAAACACGTCATGATGAATTACAATAAGATTGCCGATTATTTGTATGTCGGCTCAAACTTCTGCTGCCAAATGGATTTTGATAAAATGCTTATTCAAAAAGAAGGGATTGCGGCTGACGTGAGTATTGAAGACGAACGCGTGGATGCCCCCTTTGGCTTAAAATTCTTCTTATGGCTGCCGACCAAAGACAATACGGCGCCTACGTTTGATCAATTAAAAGCTGGCGCTAATTTTATTAAGGAGATGATTGATCAAAAAAAGCCAGTCTACATTCACTGTAAAAATGGCCATGGGCGCGCCCCGACAATGGCGGCGGCTTATTTGATTATGGCTGGTATGGGCGTAGATGAAGCGATTGCTTTACTAAAAAAACAACGTCCTGAGGTCCACCCGGTCGCCGAACAAATTGAAGCATTGAGAAAATTCAGCCAGAATAAATAAACATGCCAATAACCATTGACGGTGTAGTAATTAAGGGCCGGCAGCAAGGTGAACGCCTTGGCTTTAAAACTGCGAATTTAAAAATTAAGCCAGGCCAATATAAGCCCGGTGTTTTTGTGTCTGAAACTACCATTAGGCAAGATAAATATCCGGGAGTGAGTCACGTTGGCCCAGCCCCGACTTTTAATCAAAATGAGTGGTTATGCGAAACTTATTTGTTTGATTATCAGAAAATATTATACGGCCAAAAAATCTCGGTTAAAATTTTAAAGAAAATTAGAGACTCAAAAAAATTTGATAACCCTGATGAGCTCAAGCAGGCGATTGAGAGAGATGTTCAAATTGCCAGAGACTTTTTCAAGCAATAATTGGTAAAAGTTGCAAATCAAGACTAATCGGTCTTTTTTTGGTATAATAAATAAAACAATTCGGTAAATTTTTTAAAATGGAGGCAAAAAAAACATCAAAAAAAACCAACCCTAAACCAGTCACGGTCCAAAGTATCAACCGCCAGAAATCAGGACGTGTCTGGTATTATTTTTTGTTGAGCGCGGTTTGGGTTGTAGCCTCATCGCTAATTATTTATTTTTTGTGGCAAAATACTCAACTAATAATCAATCGACAATATGATACTAAGTTCAATGCTGAGAGTGAAAAGCTGACCGCCGCATTAAATATTAAAATTGAAAATTATTTAGACTTGCTTTTTGCTCTCCAGGGGTTGTTTAAAGTTAACCAAGATGTTACTAATGTTGATTGGCAAAGTTTTTTATCTGATTTTGATTTGGCGACTCGTTATCCTGGCGTTTATGGCATTGGTTACTTTGAATCTGATGAGGGCGTATTGGCTTCTACGCAAGTTACCTATCTAAAAACTATTGATGACGATAATTTTTTATTGGGCCGAACTTTAGGCAGCTGGCCGGAGGTGGCTGCGGCGATTAACCAAGCCCATGAGTCTGGCGGTGTCATTGCTACCCGGCCGATTGCCCAAACGACTGAACGGATTGGAAAAACGGTTTGGTTAATTTTACCTTTCGGCGATACAGGCTTAAGTTCAGCGAGTTTCGTTGGGTTGATTATTAGGCCCGAACAGTTGTTTAACACTGTATTTAATAATTTGAACGTTGACAGTGGCATTGATTATCGTATTTATGATTCTCGTGTGTTATCGGTGTCCAATCTTTTGTATGGAAGTGAATTGGTGCAATCGCCTTTTTCCGCAAATTATTATTTAAATAAAAGATCTGAAGTTAGGGTAGCAGACAGAGTCTGGACATTTGATTTCTCCACCTTGCCGGCATTTAGCTTGGCCTTCCCGCAAGAACGGTTACCTCAATACGTATTGGTTGGCGGGGTCTCTTTTGGTCTGCTAATTTTATTAGTTTTATTATCCCAAAGCTCAACAAATTATCGAGCTTTATCGTTAGCTGAAAGGATGACAAGAAATTATAAACAAACGCAGCGTCGCTATATTGAACTTGTTGAATCAGCGCCTGATCCAGTTGTGATTTTAGATAAAACGGGAAAAATTTTGACTTTTAACAGCGCCGCGCAAACTTTATCGGGATATACGGAGGGAGAAATTGAAGGAAAACATTTTACTAAAATTAAATTGCTACCGCCTAAAGATTTAGCTAAGGCCATAAAAGAATTTGCCCTTTTAGCTATCGGTCAAAAACGCACACCCAATGAATACACTATCATTACTAAAAGTGGGAAACAACTAGTCATGGAAGCAAATTCGACACCCCTGAAAGAGGACGGAAAAGTTTTTGCGATCCAAGTAATTTTTCGCGATATAACTGAACGCAAAGAAAATGAACAGACCTTGCGTCAGTTTGCCAAGGAGTTAAACCGGGCCAAAAATAAAGCTGAAGAAGAAAAGACTAAATCAGAAATAATGTTGTCCAATATCGCTGACGGGGTAGTGGTGGTTGATAAAGACGGCAAATTGGTTAAGGCTAATAAAGAAGCCAAGCGATTATTGGATATTCATGCTGGTTATTATGGAAAAGTTTTCAATGAATTTTTCAAACCTCTAGGCTTGGATCAATCACCGCTTAAAAAGAAAGATGATTTTATAACTCGAACGATTAAAAATCATAAGGAAACTAGATATGTTAAAGCTATTTTGCATGATACTTCTAAGAATCAGATAGTAGTGCGTTTAACCGCCACGCCGCTAAAATTTGGCAATAATATTTTTGGGGCATTAATTGTTTTTCGTGACATTACTCGTGAAGAGGCGATTGACCGGCAGAAATCAGAATTTATTTCAATCGTGTCGCATGAATTGCGCACCCCGCTTTCCAGTATCAAATGGTTATTGCAGTTAATGCTAAGAGGGGAGGCCGGAAAAGTAAGCAAAGATCAAAAAGAATATTTGGAGGAGATGCTTGATGCTGATGAGCACATGATTAGGCTCGTTAATGACTTATTGAATGTTTCTAGAATTGAATCTGGTAGGGTGGGAATTTCCCCCAAGCCAACCGATTTAGTCAAAATGATAAATGAAATTATTGTTGAAGAAGCTCCTTTTTGCAAGGCGCGCAATGTTGATTGTGCCTTAGTTAGGGTTAATTCTAAAATTCCTAAACTTAAAGTTGACCCCAAAATGATGAGGCATGCTTTTAGCAATGTTATTAACAAT from Candidatus Buchananbacteria bacterium CG10_big_fil_rev_8_21_14_0_10_42_9 carries:
- a CDS encoding protein phosphatase, whose protein sequence is MFGKKHVMMNYNKIADYLYVGSNFCCQMDFDKMLIQKEGIAADVSIEDERVDAPFGLKFFLWLPTKDNTAPTFDQLKAGANFIKEMIDQKKPVYIHCKNGHGRAPTMAAAYLIMAGMGVDEAIALLKKQRPEVHPVAEQIEALRKFSQNK
- a CDS encoding D-glycerate dehydrogenase, which translates into the protein MKKHKIFVTRKIPEVGLNLLKKQKNFEVKISPYDRVLTSIELVRKVKNCSSILSLLTDKIDASVMKAAGDNLKIVANYAVGFDNIDINYAKKNKIIVTNTPGVLTDAVAELTMALVLSATKRIVEADKFTRAGKFKGWAPLLFLGAELKGKTLGIVGAGRIGLAVATRAQGLGMKIIYSSHKRNPKFEKATRGKFVSLNALLKNSDVISLHVPLTPQTTHLIGLGQLKQMKSTAYLINTSRGQVVDEHALVKVLQQGTIAGAALDVFECEPRLSQGLNTLRNVVLTPHIASGTIETRSKMAEIAAQNIINVLHDKKPLTPI
- a CDS encoding transketolase — protein: MEATRSGYGHGLVAAGKADKNVVALCCDLTDSTKTNFFEVEFPSRFVEVGVAEQNLAGLGAGMAMVGKIPFIASYATFSPGRNWDQVRVSICYQNLNVKIVGAHAGVSVGPDGATHQALEDIAITRVLPNLTVLAPADYEEAKKATIEAAKIKGPVYIRLARSASAIFTTQKSPFKIGRAEVLTQGTDVTVVASGPLVYQSLLAANEIKKEVSVEVINCHTIKPIDYKTIIKSTKKTGRVVTVEEHQLNGGLGGAVAEVLTRHYPAPQEFVAMPDRFGESGKPEQLLAKFGLDKDGIIKAVKRVLKR